The following proteins are encoded in a genomic region of Thermothielavioides terrestris NRRL 8126 chromosome 5, complete sequence:
- a CDS encoding glycoside hydrolase family 16 protein (CAZy_ID 269973): MHFARGWRIAAATTAALLIRTATAQTYSSCNPLSSTSCPADTALGMTINVDFTQGAVNSFVASGGTPTYGKDGVTFTVAKHGDAPQLTSVFYIMFGRVEVTMKAAPGAGIVSSLVLLSDDLDEIDMEWLGADDSEVQTNYFSKGQTTTYNRGQFNPAANNQAEFITYTIDWTSDRIIWYVGGTVVRTLTFADADGQFPQTPMQIKFGAWAGGDPSNPPGTIQWARGPTDYSKGPFSMTVRSAVITDYSTGKKYTYGDTSGTWQSIQSDGGKINGNLGSAGAITATASAAAATDSVSPTIPPGGIIGGSSTAGGSGAASQTVGTIPDGWVMTSSGKIVPVGSSTVNTPTPIHHLGAVVLLVAVLAGNLWR; the protein is encoded by the exons ATGCACTTCGCCCGGGGATGGAGAATAGCAGCAGCCACTACGGCCGCCCTGCTCATCCGTACCGCAACCGCACAAACCTACTCATCATGTAACCCCCTATCATCAA CAAGTTGTCCGGCCGATACAGCTCTGGGCATGACAATAAACGTCGACTTCACCCAGGGCGCAGTCAACTCTTTCGTCGCTAGTGGAGGGACGCCGACGTACGGCAAAGATGGCGTGACCTTCACCGTCGCTAAGCACGGCGACGCCCCGCAGCTGACCAGTGTGTTCTACATCATGTTTGGCCGCGTCGAGGTGACCATGAAGGCAGCCCCGGGCGCCGGCATCGTGAGCTCTCTCGTGCTCCTCTCCGACGACCTGGACGAGATCGACATGGAGtggctcggcgccgacgactcCGAGGTCCAGACGAACTACTTCAGCAAGGGCCAGACAACAACCTACAACCGCGGCCAGTTCAACCCGGCCGCCAACAACCAGGCCGAGTTCATCACCTACACCATCGACTGGACCTCGGACCGCATCATCTGGTAcgtcggcggcaccgtcgtGCGCACGCTCAccttcgccgacgccgacgggcaGTTCCCTCAGACGCCCATGCAGATCAAGTTCGGCGCctgggcgggcggcgacccGTCCAATCCGCCGGGCACCATCCAGTGGGCGCGGGGTCCGACCGACTACTCCAAGGGCCCGTTCTCGATGACCGTCCGCTCGGCCGTCATCACGGACTACTCCACCGGCAAGAAGTACACCTACGGCGACACCTCGGGCACCTGGCAGTCGATCCAGTCCGACGGCGGCAAGATCAACGGCAacctcggcagcgccggcgccatcaccgccaccgccagcgccgccgccgcgaccgaCTCCGTGTCGCCGACCATCCCGCCAGGCGGCATCATCGGCGGCAGctccaccgccggcggcagcggcgccgcctcccaaACCGTCGGCACGATCCCCGACGGCTGGGTGATGACCTCGTCGGGCAAGATCGTGCCGGTGGGCTCCAGCACTGTAA ACACCCCCACGCCAATCCAccacctcggcgccgtcgtcctcctcgtcgccgtcctcgcagGCAACCTCTGGCGATGA